A section of the Amycolatopsis sp. AA4 genome encodes:
- a CDS encoding MmcQ/YjbR family DNA-binding protein, whose protein sequence is MRARVEDVHELALGMPHVTVVRGSRENPVYQVGGKSFVFFRTPRPDAFDPETGQRYPDVIVFWVPSESDKQALVQDPDSPFFTTPHFDGHLSVLIRAAHLGSLTRQELSEVIEDAWLSRASPRRREAWLAGRPAR, encoded by the coding sequence ATGCGGGCGCGGGTCGAGGACGTGCACGAGCTGGCGCTGGGGATGCCCCACGTCACGGTGGTGCGCGGCTCGCGGGAAAACCCGGTCTACCAGGTCGGCGGCAAATCGTTCGTGTTCTTCCGGACGCCGCGGCCGGACGCGTTCGACCCGGAGACCGGGCAGCGGTATCCGGACGTGATCGTGTTCTGGGTGCCGTCCGAATCGGACAAGCAGGCGCTGGTCCAGGACCCGGACAGCCCGTTTTTCACCACTCCGCACTTCGACGGCCACCTGTCGGTGCTGATCCGCGCCGCCCATCTCGGCTCCTTGACGCGGCAGGAGCTGAGCGAGGTGATCGAGGACGCCTGGCTGTCGCGAGCGTCGCCGCGCCGGCGCGAAGCGTGGCTGGCCGGTCGTCCGGCTCGGTAA
- a CDS encoding CdaR family transcriptional regulator, translating to MVTLDRLVNVLGGYGARLCCCPVAREVALRDVVMDDPADPRGLRGDVYLAVGVDSVLEAVERAATARASVVLVRGATPPGPDAVAKAEDGRVAVLLVDPEVSWGQLAGVVYGLVLEGRETESGRGPTDLFALADSLADALGSAVTIEDQLSRVLAYSSRQQGADRVRLETILGRRVPDHVRELFESRGVFAHLAVSDEPLFVEADPEHGFTGRMVVAVRAGRETLGSIWVECEEPLSDVRRAVLHDSSRTVGLHLLRSRASADLERQVESDLVIRLLEGTPDAAAVLSRLGLPPGRFRVVALQAHIADERHAALLLAFERATTGFGWSRPGRSTLFSNTVYTVLPGEDVETARAWIDGIRDALPAQVTVAAGIGAPASTAELPASRRESDECLALHDVRPKPGATVAYDESWDDILILRLRAAAAAGRAPARGPIADLARHDAANSTSYVATLRAWLETQGDLTEAAERLGVHPNTIRYRLRKMADVTPLRLDLPAKRLAMIIELAVADPRD from the coding sequence ATGGTCACGCTGGATCGGCTCGTCAACGTCCTCGGTGGGTACGGCGCGCGGTTGTGCTGCTGTCCCGTCGCGCGCGAGGTGGCGCTTCGGGACGTGGTGATGGACGACCCCGCCGACCCGCGCGGGTTGCGCGGCGACGTGTACCTCGCGGTCGGCGTCGATTCGGTGCTCGAAGCCGTCGAACGCGCCGCCACGGCGCGGGCGTCGGTCGTGTTGGTGCGCGGGGCGACGCCGCCGGGGCCGGACGCGGTGGCCAAGGCGGAGGACGGCCGGGTCGCGGTGCTGCTCGTGGACCCGGAAGTGTCGTGGGGACAGCTCGCGGGCGTGGTCTACGGCCTGGTCCTCGAAGGCCGCGAGACGGAATCCGGTCGCGGGCCGACCGACTTGTTCGCGCTGGCCGACAGCCTCGCCGACGCGCTCGGCAGCGCGGTCACCATCGAGGACCAGCTGTCGCGCGTGCTCGCATACTCCAGCCGTCAGCAGGGCGCGGACCGCGTACGGCTGGAGACGATCCTCGGGCGGCGGGTGCCGGACCACGTGCGCGAGCTGTTCGAGAGCCGCGGCGTGTTCGCGCATCTCGCCGTTTCGGACGAGCCGTTGTTCGTCGAGGCCGATCCCGAGCACGGGTTCACCGGACGCATGGTCGTCGCGGTCCGAGCCGGGCGCGAGACGCTCGGCTCGATCTGGGTCGAGTGCGAGGAGCCGCTGTCCGATGTCCGGCGCGCGGTCCTGCACGACAGTTCCCGCACGGTCGGACTCCATTTGCTGCGGTCCCGGGCCAGCGCGGATCTAGAACGGCAGGTCGAGTCGGACCTGGTGATCCGGCTGCTGGAAGGCACCCCGGACGCGGCGGCCGTGTTGAGCAGGCTCGGTTTGCCGCCCGGCCGGTTCCGCGTGGTCGCGCTTCAAGCGCACATCGCCGACGAGCGGCACGCCGCGCTGCTGCTCGCGTTCGAGCGCGCGACCACCGGTTTCGGCTGGTCGCGGCCGGGCCGGAGCACGCTGTTCAGCAACACCGTCTACACCGTTCTGCCCGGCGAGGACGTCGAAACCGCACGCGCGTGGATCGACGGGATCCGCGACGCGTTGCCCGCGCAGGTCACGGTCGCGGCGGGGATCGGCGCACCCGCGTCCACCGCGGAATTGCCCGCCAGCAGGCGGGAATCCGACGAATGCCTGGCGCTGCACGACGTCCGCCCGAAACCCGGCGCGACCGTCGCGTACGACGAATCCTGGGACGACATCCTGATCCTCCGCCTGCGCGCCGCCGCGGCCGCGGGACGAGCCCCGGCACGCGGTCCGATCGCGGATCTGGCCCGGCACGACGCGGCCAACTCGACCAGCTACGTCGCGACCCTGCGCGCGTGGCTCGAAACCCAAGGCGACCTCACCGAAGCCGCCGAACGGCTCGGCGTGCACCCCAACACCATCCGCTACCGGCTGCGCAAGATGGCCGACGTGACGCCGCTGCGGCTCGACCTGCCCGCGAAACGGCTCGCGATGATCATCGAACTCGCCGTCGCCGATCCGCGCGATTGA